In a single window of the Cryptococcus neoformans var. neoformans JEC21 chromosome 11 sequence genome:
- a CDS encoding mitochondrial ribosomal protein s19, putative has translation MHPTALALRRSTWKGPFFTAFPSLSHHLKNNTPIFTKSRASTILPNFVGIKFMVHNGKDYLPVTVSEEMVGHKLGEFAPTRRPWTYRKTKN, from the exons ATGCACCCCACAGCCCTTGCTCTTAGACGCTCCACCTGGAAGG GCCCTTTCTTCACCGcattcccttccctctctcacCATCTTAAGAACAACACTCCCATCTTTACAAAATCCCGAGcatccaccatccttcccaaCTTCGTCGGCATCAAGTTCATGGTCCACAACGGCAAAGACTACCTTCCGGTGACTGTCagcgaggagatggtgggaCACAAGTTGGGAGAGTTTGCGCCTACAAGGAGGCCTTGGACTTACAG GAAAACTAAGAATTAG
- a CDS encoding expressed protein has product MAGPVIYDTPFDPAMPNSLGQELMTDWNPTLGSFAGSSRRRKNNMTDHTIRSPYQNSPDSPYLQGQGQTVIITNPTPYQLPYPTISGSHLQPVAPPPHRHPVSPLAQPQNYYHHPSDDARAYAAWQSGSPNGFAESSFHHPMTSGIAMPFHYAANEEKMSKKKKGKQPMREIEAVNRSSALKRMRSEDSLRSSKKLRRDDGTQSQLLTPPSTSGGDIALTPAASHLQVHAEDMMTPIDEAPEILVERESAHTQNDVSDPSAESSHRPLVITRHHEEGRKLGLLGIARGELEEGKSPEEETKSPRLKTIDVVETDESGKASLATKEVLETEVPWFEERGKVTPPSSPARPQLQTPAEIPTTTRAEEADDLPEISSQKVARRLQSFFDSPVNIIEQPLVSTRIEMFGRVAVRKSTALSFLQLSTTDSAVEETKMGEESWGENLQISPVRAALRPMWPDDEAPWALAGGAMKDRLRREEGEKEALLRRYLEMSSDDSEDEEYEPVYPFSLPSTTAKGKWGRGRGKSVVRLMPEEIRERRRRRDDGSARAALLGSLRSRPLPLLPQGVVACVCGNNNANGMGSMVSCAACKTWHHLVCNGIDDISKIGPNWWCSSCNASASGMRTPVHAYTPTRSHSTLGDPRSSAVKSDIDHIALAPSPMFVNNVSSARTPVSRTLRSPQRPHHSRILSYGSDMWAFQEDVVPPSTPVPVLQDRYSTPRINDTPFDVTSTPSRHLDFNFGQPSLFALTPLGGRSRVPSTMLIDGTPVLRATPRNVSGPGGPFEPMSVPSRSDFFRELNKGNAPHSAGPTLSLHASGAATAGAGDRENTHAASSPRWPSLLSAHNLSPSPFGGAGHRRTLSGNKLSSIRSSSRSGLGMGVPEEKEEE; this is encoded by the exons ATGGCAGGTCCAGTCATCTATGATACCCCTTTTGACCCAGCTATGCCAAATTCACTGGGACAAGAACTCATGACGGACTGGAATCCGACACTAGGCAGTTTTGCTGGCTCTTCACGGCGAAGAAAGAACAA TATGACAGATCACACCATCCGGTCACCATACCAAAACTCTCCCGATTCACCTTATCttcaaggacaaggacaaaCTGTCATTATTACCAACCCTACACCCTATCAACTCCCGTATCCCACCATATCCGGATCCCATCTTCAGCCTgttgctcctcctcctcatcgtcatcctgTATCACCTCTGGCACAGCCCCAGAATtactatcatcatcctAGTGATGATGCCAGGGCCTATGCCGCATGGCAAAGTGGATCACCAAACGGCTTTGCGGAGAGCTCCTTTCACCATCCAATGACTTCCGGAATAGCGATGCCCTTTCACTATGCCGCtaatgaagagaagatgtccaaaaagaagaagggaaagcaGCCGATGAGGGAGATCGAAGCGGTTAATAGGTCCAGCGCGCTGAAGCGAATGAGGTCCGAGGACAGCCTTCGTTCGTCAAAGAAACTGAGGCGAGACGATGGTACACAGTCCCAGCTCTTGACGCCACCGTCCACATCTGGGGGAGATATTGCATTGACACCGGCGGCTTCGCATCTACAGGTACATGCTGAAGATATGATGACACCCATCGATGAAGCACCCGAAATCCTGGTCGAAAGGGAATCGGCTCATACACAGAACGATGTATCCGATCCAAGCGCCGAATCGTCCCACAGACCTCTCGTCATCACTCGACATCATGAAGAGGGACGAAAGCTGGGTTTGTTGGGGATCGCCCGTggcgagcttgaagagggCAAATCCcccgaagaagagaccAAGTCTCCTCGCCTAAAGACGATCGATGTAGTTGAAACAGATGAATCAGGGAAAGCGAGCCTCGCAACGAAGGAGGTGCTTGAAACAGAGGTACCGTGGTTTGAGGAAAGAGGCAAGGTGACACCCCCTTCATCGCCTGCTAGACCCCAGCTTCAGACTCCTGCAGAGATACCTACAACCACGCGCGCAGAAGAAGCCGATGATCTTCCAGAAATAAGCTCGCAGAAAGTAGCCAGGCGGCTTCAATCGTTTTTCGATTCCCCCGTCAACATTATCGAACAACCTCTAGTCTCCACGCGTATTGAGATGTTTGGCAGAGTGGCTGTCCGGAAATCCACAGCGCTTAGCTTTTTGCAGTTGAGTACTACGGATTCCGCGGTGGAGGAGACGAAGATGGGTGAAGAGTCTTGGGGTGAGAACCTACAGATTTCACCTGTCCGAGCGGCGCTGAGGCCAATGTGGCCTGATGACGAGGCGCCATGGGCATTGGCCGGAGGTGCTATGAAAGACCGATtaaggagagaggagggcgagaaagAGGCCCTTTTGAGAAGATACCTTGAAATGTCTAGTGATGATAGCGAGGACGAAGAGTACGAGCCCGTCTACCCATTCTCTTTGCCGTCCACGACAGCCAAGGGGAAGTGGGGCCGAGGTAGAGGAAAGAGTGTCGTTCGTTTGATGCCTGAAGAGATACGGGAGCGTCGGAGACGACGAGATGATGGATCAGCTAGAGCTGCATTACTTGGTTCCCTACGGTCTCGCCCTCTTCCGCTACTACCTCAAGGTGTAGTTGCTTGCGTTTGCGGTAACAACAACGCCAATGGGATGGGATCAATGGTATCCTGCGCCGCCTGCAAGACATGGCACCACCTTGTGTGCAATGGCATTGATGATATTTCCAAAATAGGCCCCAACTGGTGGTGTTCATCTTGCAACGCCAGTGCCTCTGGTATGCGGACACCTGTACATGCTTATACACCGACGAGAAGTCACTCTACGCTTGGTGACCCTCGCAGCTCTGCGGTCAAATCCGACATTGATCATATCGCTCTCGCGCCCTCCCCGATGTTCGTCAACAACGTCTCTAGTGCAAGAACACCTGTCAGTCGAACACTACGATCCCCTCAGAGACCTCATCATTCAAGGATCTTATCATACGGATCTGATATGTGGGCGTTTCAGGAAGATGTCGTGCCACCCTCAACTCCGGTTCCAGTTTTACAAGACCGATACTCTACCCCTCGTATCAACGATACTCCTTTCGACGTTACCTCCACCCCTTCCCGCCATCTTGATTTTAACTTTGGTCAACCTTCACTGTTCGCTCTCACTCCTTTGGGCGGCCGATCTCGTGTCCCTTCGACTATGCTCATCGACGGCACGCCTGTTCTTCGAGCCACGCCTCGAAATGTCAGTGGTCCGGGAGGCCCCTTTGAACCCATGTCTGTACCCTCTCGTTCAGACTTCTTCCGCGAGCTCAATAAGGGGAATGCTCCTCACTCTGCCGGCCCTACTCTCTCGCTCCATGCATCAGGCGCCGCTACTGCAGGCGCCGGCGACCGAGAAAACACGCACGCTGCATCATCGCCTCGATGGCCTAGTCTACTTAGTGCCCATAATCTCAGCCCATCGCCTTTTGGGGGTGCAGGGCACAGACGCACACTAAGTGGAAACAAATTGAGTAGTATCCGGTCGAGTTCTAGAAGTGGTTTGGGAATGGGCGTCcctgaagaaaaggaggaggaataG
- a CDS encoding proteolysis and peptidolysis-related protein, putative — MSSFSVHKAALEGQIGLARSLLNDDPKLINSKDEDGRTPLHWAASTSNLSVLQLLLNYHPDLEARDTMGWTALMIASAAGHPEIVRELIGAGAKVDAVNEKGQTALHYAASKGNVSIGRLLINHGADINAKDRASQHPLHRAATTGNNAFLQLLLNPPEGRPKTRLNTADRAGNTPLHLAMESGHGDAAVVLIEAGADRERSNSEGQMAEEIEGVGGQEQNKVREYVASKVGRRSE, encoded by the exons ATGTCAAGTTTCAGCGTTCACAAAGCGGCTTTGGAAG GTCAGATAGGTCTTGCGAGATCATTATTGAATGACGATCCTAAACTTATTAACTCGAAGGACGAA GATGGCCGTACTCCGCTCCACTGGGCAGCTTCAACTTCAAACCTTTCTGTCCTCCAACTGTTGCTCAACTACCATCCTGACTTGGAAGCGAGAGATACTATGGGATGGACGGCGTTGATGATTGCCT CTGCGGCAGGACATCCGGAAATAGTCAGAGAGCTGATAGGTGCGGGTGCCAAAGTCGATGCAGTGAATGAGAAGGGTCAAACGGCCCT ACATTATGCGGCTTCCAAGGGAAACGTATCT ATTGGCCGTTTGCTCATCAACCACGGGGCGGAT ATTAATGCCAAAGACCGAGCGTCACAGCATCCCCTTCACCGAGCGGCAACCACAGGTAACAATGCTTTTTTGCAATTACTCTTGAACCCCCCAGAGGGACGACCAAAGACGAGGTTGAATACCGCTGACCGTGCTG GTAACACACCTCTGCACCTAGCGATGGAAAGTGGACATGGAGACGCTGCTGTCGTGCTCATTGAGGCTGGAGCGGACCGTGAACGGTCAAACTCCGAGGGGCAAATGGCCGAAGAGATTGAGGGTGTCGGCGGACAAGAACAAAACAAGGTTAGAGAATACGTAGCGTCCAAGGTAGGACGAAGGTCTGAGTGA
- a CDS encoding hexose transport-related protein, putative: MAGGNFAFNTVPNNTAASWWNDPGLRKLVFFMAICTISAVGSGVDGSLINGLQIIDSFMDNLGDISDNYLGLVIASFSLGALPALPISAYCMDRFGRRSSLLLGCISVIVGGIAQSFTHGANAFLGTRFVIGFGIALTGTSAPTLLMELAHPRMRGQASLLYNCSWYIGAVIIGWITYGTLVGMTGNWSWRLPCLLQITPEILLAVITVTLMPESPRWLISKGRNEEALNTLAKYHANGDKEDALVKLEYDEIVEALELEKTSQHGTSYLTLLKTPGNRHRLIICILVGFMCQWSGNGIVTYYLSPILTTAGVTSSATQALINVCMNIWNYPWAIAGALSANKLGRRPLFFISTGGMLICYIIITALAAEFTKTGKPAVGYAQVAFLFFFFASYDFGFTGLQSAYPIEVLPYSLRAKGYSITQFCIYLAMFFNQFVNPIGLSNISWKYYIVYDCILVLFLFLQWLLFPETKGRTLEEIREIFDKEPLSSTEGMGANGSEALDDGGKAEEAYVENVGSRV; encoded by the exons ATGGCAGGAGGAAATTTTGCTTTCAACACTGTACCAAACAACACAGCGGCTTCATGGTGGAATGACCCGGGATTGCGGAAacttgtcttcttcatggcCATATGCACTATCTCTGCC GTAGGCAGTGGTGTCGATGGTTCTTTAATCAATGGCCTTCAAATCATTGATTCCT TCATGGACAACCTGGGAGATATATCTGACAACTACCTCGGCCTTGTTATCGCGTCTTTCTCTCTTGGTGCCCTCCCAGCCTTACCCATCTCTGCCTACTGTATGGACCGCTTCGGTCGTCGTTCGTCTCTCCTATTAGGTTGTATCTCTGTCATCGTGGGAGGCATTGCCCAGTCTTTTACCCATGGTGCCAATGCGTTCTTGGGCACAAGATTCGTCATTGGCTTTGGTATTGCCCTTACAGGTACATCAGCACCAACACTTTTGATGGAGCTTGCACACCCTAGGATGAGAGGTCAAGCAAGTCTGTTGTACAATTGTAGCTGGTATATCGGTGCTGTCATCATTGGATGGATCACGTATGGAACCTTGGTAGGGATGACTGGTAACTGGAGCTGGAGGTTGCCGTGTCTCCTTCAGATCACCCCAGAGATCTTGCTAGCTGTTAT CACTGTTACACTGATGCCCGAATCCCCTCGATGGCTGATTTCCAAGGGCCGCAACGAGGAGGCTCTCAACACTCTTGCCAAGTACCAT GCCAATGGAGATAAGGAAGATGCTTTAGTCAAGCTGGAGTATGACGAGATCGTAGAGGCCTTGGAGCTCGAGAAGACAAGTCAACATGGCACATCCTACCTGACTCTTCTCAAAACCCCAGGTAATCGTCACCGTCTTATCATTTGTATCCTTGTCGGTTTCATGTGTCAATGGTCTGGA AACGGTATTGTGACATACTATCTTTCCCCCATCCTGACCACTGCCGGTGTCACATCTTCCGCCACTCAAGCGCTCATCAATGTTTGCATGAACATTTGGAACTATCCGTGGGCCATTGCTGGGGCTCTTTCAGCCAACAAGCTCGGTCGTCGACCACTGTTCTTCATTTCTACCGGGGGCATGTTGATTTGCTACATTATCATCACCGCTTTGGCCGCCGAGTTCACCAAGACCGGTAAACCAGCGGTTGGGTATGCTCAGGTAGCattcttgtttttcttcttcg CATCATACGACTTTGGTTTCACAGGTCTTCAGTCGGCTTATCCGATTGAAGTACTTCCGTATTCACTACGCGCCAAGGGTTACTCTATTACCCAATTCTGTATCTATCTTGCAATGTTCTTCAACCAGTTCGTCAACCCCATTGGATTATCAAACATCTCTTGGAAATACTACATCGTGTATGATTGCATTCTGGTGCTTTTCCTGTTTCTTCAATGGCTGCTCTT CCCAGAGACGAAAGGCCGTACCCTGGAAGAGATTCGAGAAATCTTTGACAAAGAACCACTAAGCTCCACGGAAGGTATGGGCGCCAATGGGTCAGAAgctttggatgatggtgggaaggcagaagaagcatATGTCGAGAACGTCGGCTCGCGCGTGTAA